The Corynebacterium jeddahense genome has a window encoding:
- a CDS encoding spermidine synthase, whose translation MAAKSEFFEIDTGTAEILHEPDGSMVLLVNGVPSSHVVPGEPTRLDFEYMRWIADFLDDAYPDEAKPKSRLTHLGGGACTLARYFAHTWPGSRNTVVEIDGELAQLARQRFDVPRSPTVKIRVGDAREETDGFKPATRDVIIRDVFSSATTPRNLTTVEFYRSARASLSEGGLYVANCGSHADLTEAKEELAGMCEVFPHVAAIADPPMLKGRRYGNIVLIGANRPLEASDALTRNLLKGAVPSQFKGEAWARRLATSPRFDPAG comes from the coding sequence CGCCGAGATCCTCCACGAGCCAGACGGCTCCATGGTCCTGCTGGTCAACGGCGTGCCCAGCTCTCACGTCGTCCCAGGCGAGCCGACCCGGTTGGATTTCGAGTACATGCGCTGGATCGCGGACTTCCTCGACGACGCGTACCCGGACGAGGCGAAGCCGAAGTCGCGCCTGACGCACCTCGGCGGCGGCGCCTGCACGCTCGCGCGCTACTTCGCGCACACCTGGCCCGGCTCGCGCAACACGGTCGTCGAGATCGACGGCGAGCTGGCTCAGCTCGCGCGGCAGCGTTTCGACGTCCCCCGGTCCCCCACCGTGAAAATCCGGGTCGGCGACGCCCGCGAGGAAACGGACGGCTTCAAACCCGCCACGCGCGACGTGATCATCCGAGACGTCTTCTCCTCGGCGACCACGCCGCGCAACCTGACGACGGTGGAGTTTTACCGCAGCGCGCGGGCGTCGCTCAGCGAGGGCGGCCTCTACGTGGCCAACTGCGGATCGCACGCGGACCTCACCGAGGCGAAGGAGGAGCTCGCCGGGATGTGCGAGGTGTTCCCGCACGTCGCCGCGATCGCGGATCCGCCGATGCTCAAGGGCCGGCGCTACGGCAACATCGTGCTTATCGGCGCGAACCGGCCGCTGGAAGCGAGCGACGCGCTCACCCGCAACCTGCTCAAGGGCGCGGTGCCGTCGCAGTTCAAGGGCGAGGCGTGGGCGCGGCGGCTGGCGACGTCGCCTCGGTTTGATCCCGCCGGCTGA